A stretch of the Streptomyces sp. NBC_00078 genome encodes the following:
- a CDS encoding CCA tRNA nucleotidyltransferase translates to MPNANEAHLSDLSQEPHRVPSEPLRVAPVADDLARRFQEAGFSLALVGGSVRDALLGRLGNDLDFTTDARPEDVLKIVRPWADALWEVGIAFGTVGAQKDGYQIEVTTYRSEAYDRTSRKPEVSYGDSIEEDLVRRDFTVNAMAVALPEKKFIDPHGGRDDLVARVLRTPGTPEASFSDDPLRMMRAARFAAQLDFEVAPEVVTAMKEMAERIEIVSAERVRDELNKLVLSGNPRKGLTLLVDSGLAEHVLPELPALRLERDEHHRHKDVYEHTLIVLEQAIELEKDSPDLTLRLAALLHDIGKPRTRRFEQDGRVSFHHHEVVGAKMTKKRMTALKYSNELVRDVSRLVELHLRFHGYGTGEWTDSAVRRYVRDAGPLLDRLHKLTRSDCTTRNKRRAAALSRAYDGLEERIAQLQEQEELDAIRPDLDGNQIMEILGIGPGPAIGNAYKQMLELRLENGPMEHDAAVAALKEWWAEQG, encoded by the coding sequence GTGCCGAACGCCAACGAAGCCCACCTCAGTGACCTGAGCCAGGAGCCGCACCGCGTGCCGAGCGAACCGCTGCGGGTCGCCCCTGTCGCCGACGACCTCGCCCGCCGTTTCCAGGAGGCGGGATTCTCGCTCGCCCTCGTCGGCGGCTCGGTCCGGGACGCGCTGCTGGGCCGACTCGGCAACGACCTCGACTTCACGACCGACGCGCGCCCCGAGGACGTTCTCAAGATCGTCCGGCCCTGGGCGGACGCCTTGTGGGAGGTCGGCATCGCGTTCGGCACCGTCGGCGCCCAGAAGGACGGCTACCAGATCGAGGTGACGACCTACCGGTCGGAGGCCTACGACCGGACCTCGCGCAAGCCGGAGGTGTCGTACGGCGACTCCATCGAGGAAGACCTCGTCAGGCGTGACTTCACCGTCAACGCGATGGCCGTCGCACTCCCGGAGAAGAAGTTCATCGATCCGCACGGCGGACGGGACGACCTCGTTGCGCGCGTTCTGCGTACCCCGGGCACTCCTGAGGCATCCTTCTCCGACGATCCGCTGCGGATGATGCGGGCCGCACGCTTCGCCGCGCAGCTCGATTTCGAGGTGGCTCCCGAGGTCGTGACCGCCATGAAGGAGATGGCGGAACGCATCGAGATCGTCTCGGCCGAGCGGGTGCGGGACGAACTCAACAAGCTCGTCCTCTCGGGGAACCCACGCAAGGGTCTGACGCTGCTCGTCGACAGCGGGCTTGCCGAGCATGTGCTGCCCGAACTGCCGGCCCTGCGGCTGGAGCGCGACGAGCACCACCGGCACAAGGACGTCTACGAACACACGTTGATCGTTCTGGAGCAGGCGATCGAGTTGGAGAAGGACAGCCCCGACCTGACCCTCCGCCTGGCTGCGCTGCTGCACGACATCGGCAAGCCGCGCACGCGCCGTTTCGAGCAGGACGGCCGGGTCTCGTTCCACCATCACGAGGTGGTCGGCGCGAAGATGACCAAGAAGCGCATGACGGCGCTCAAGTACTCCAACGAACTGGTGAGGGACGTCTCACGCTTGGTCGAACTCCATCTGCGCTTCCACGGCTACGGCACCGGAGAGTGGACGGACTCGGCGGTCCGCCGCTATGTCCGTGACGCCGGCCCGCTCCTCGATCGCCTGCACAAACTGACCCGCTCGGACTGCACGACGCGGAACAAGCGCAGGGCGGCGGCACTGTCGCGTGCGTACGACGGTCTGGAGGAGCGCATCGCCCAACTCCAGGAGCAGGAGGAGCTGGACGCGATCCGCCCGGATCTGGACGGCAACCAGATCATGGAGATCCTGGGCATCGGTCCCGGCCCGGCCATCGGCAACGCGTACAAGCAGATGCTGGAACTGCGCCTGGAGAACGGCCCGATGGAGCATGATGCCGCGGTGGCTGCTCTCAAGGAGTGGTGGGCCGAGCAGGGCTGA
- a CDS encoding DUF6049 family protein, with protein MAEAADFQGTHPSPARRWLRRTGALLAGAPLLAGLLQLPCSVSADAADQSSSQDASGTGSVSVALDSLSPDVPTDGDTLTVSGTVTNNGKQTVTGAHVGLSVGPELNTRSDVQDTAQRSDSVQGSTGTEVGGKYVEKFSKLTPGVAEPFSITVPVDKLDLGGDGVYQFAVSLSGQTPAQPWDKLLGIERTFLPWQPDDADTKTKTTFLWPLVSTVHMTAETGSNEQQTPVFLNDDLAKEISPGGRLDEMLSLGKDLDVTWVIDPDLLASIDAMTRSYRVRTDNGSTTAGTHQAAAKQWLDELQQAVSDKEVVALPFADPDLASLAHNGTSVSGSLSHLKEATDVVANTVEPILHVKPNTDFAWPADGAVDPSIIKVATSAGADKVIARSDSLQETAGLPYTPSAARPIGGGTTAVVADARLSTVFQGDLTKASATTLAVQQFLAQSLTLDKQTKKQRSIVVAPQRMPTTRQAQAMAVALTALQGSNWSESQDLASAAKAKPDPGATTKVPSTSAYPSSLRKQELPHSAFDAIATTQDKLDNFQVILSDESRVVTPFGRAMNRGMSTSWRGRPDDAESFRINVENHLAELTSQVKLIDKSDTKLSGRSATIPVTVQNNLVQGVEHLTLRLTSTSPTRLQIGGDAYQEQPVTVSGGHSQTVKFTTSAKANGQATVVAQLYTQDGQEYGDAVTFDVKVTEFTATVMLVIGGGFLLLVLAGFRMYTQRKRAAAREAEEDGPGETGGEPEDGPKNPEGPAGRLKEESGTGTRADDSEQPSDPTPDTAPESTDPSGTGERVDR; from the coding sequence GTGGCCGAGGCGGCAGACTTCCAGGGGACACATCCCTCACCTGCCCGCCGCTGGCTGCGGCGCACCGGAGCACTGCTCGCCGGGGCGCCTCTGCTGGCCGGCCTCCTCCAGCTGCCCTGCTCCGTCTCCGCGGACGCGGCCGACCAGTCCTCGTCCCAGGACGCTTCCGGCACGGGCTCGGTGTCCGTCGCCCTCGACTCGCTCAGCCCCGACGTCCCCACGGACGGGGACACACTGACCGTGTCGGGCACGGTGACCAACAACGGCAAGCAGACGGTCACCGGTGCCCACGTGGGACTGAGCGTGGGTCCCGAGCTGAACACGCGCTCGGACGTCCAGGACACCGCACAGCGCAGTGACAGCGTCCAGGGCTCTACCGGCACGGAGGTCGGCGGCAAGTACGTCGAGAAGTTCTCCAAGCTCACCCCGGGGGTCGCCGAGCCCTTCAGCATCACGGTGCCGGTCGACAAACTGGACCTCGGCGGCGACGGGGTCTACCAGTTCGCCGTCTCACTGTCCGGCCAGACGCCCGCACAGCCCTGGGACAAGCTCCTGGGCATCGAGCGGACCTTCCTGCCGTGGCAGCCCGACGACGCCGACACCAAGACGAAGACGACGTTCCTGTGGCCGCTCGTCTCCACCGTCCATATGACGGCGGAGACGGGATCGAACGAACAGCAGACGCCGGTCTTCCTCAACGACGACCTCGCCAAGGAGATCTCCCCGGGCGGCCGCCTCGACGAGATGCTGTCCCTGGGCAAGGACCTCGACGTCACCTGGGTGATCGACCCGGACCTGCTGGCCTCCATCGACGCGATGACCCGCAGCTATCGCGTCCGGACCGACAACGGCAGCACCACGGCGGGCACGCACCAGGCTGCCGCCAAGCAGTGGCTCGACGAACTGCAGCAGGCTGTGTCCGACAAGGAGGTCGTGGCCCTGCCTTTCGCCGACCCGGACCTGGCCTCCCTAGCCCACAACGGCACGAGCGTCAGCGGCTCGCTGAGCCACCTCAAAGAGGCCACCGACGTCGTCGCCAACACGGTGGAGCCGATCCTTCACGTGAAGCCGAACACCGACTTCGCCTGGCCGGCGGACGGCGCCGTCGACCCGTCCATCATCAAGGTCGCCACCTCCGCCGGCGCGGACAAGGTGATCGCGCGCAGCGACAGCCTCCAGGAGACCGCCGGCCTGCCCTACACCCCCTCCGCGGCCCGCCCGATCGGCGGCGGCACCACCGCGGTCGTCGCGGACGCCCGCCTGTCGACGGTCTTCCAAGGGGATCTGACGAAGGCCTCCGCCACCACGCTGGCCGTTCAGCAGTTCCTCGCCCAGAGCCTGACGCTCGACAAGCAGACGAAGAAACAACGCAGCATTGTCGTCGCCCCGCAGCGGATGCCCACGACGCGCCAGGCCCAGGCGATGGCCGTGGCGCTCACGGCCCTGCAGGGCAGCAACTGGTCCGAGAGCCAGGACCTCGCCTCGGCCGCCAAGGCCAAGCCCGACCCCGGTGCCACGACAAAGGTGCCGTCGACGTCCGCGTACCCCTCCTCGCTGCGCAAGCAGGAGCTGCCGCACTCGGCCTTCGATGCGATCGCGACCACCCAGGACAAGCTCGACAACTTCCAGGTGATCCTCTCCGACGAGTCCCGGGTGGTGACCCCCTTCGGACGGGCCATGAACCGCGGGATGTCCACGTCGTGGCGGGGCCGCCCGGACGACGCGGAGAGCTTCCGCATCAACGTGGAGAACCACCTCGCCGAGCTGACCAGCCAGGTCAAGCTGATCGACAAGTCCGACACCAAGCTCTCCGGACGTAGCGCCACGATCCCTGTGACGGTGCAGAACAACCTGGTGCAGGGCGTCGAGCACCTGACGCTGCGTCTCACCTCGACGAGCCCCACCCGACTCCAGATCGGCGGCGACGCCTACCAGGAGCAGCCCGTCACGGTCTCCGGCGGTCACAGCCAGACGGTGAAGTTCACCACGTCGGCCAAGGCCAACGGCCAGGCCACGGTGGTCGCCCAGCTGTACACGCAGGACGGCCAGGAGTACGGCGATGCCGTCACCTTCGACGTCAAGGTCACCGAGTTCACGGCTACCGTGATGCTGGTCATCGGCGGCGGCTTCCTCCTGCTCGTCCTCGCCGGCTTCCGGATGTACACACAGCGCAAGCGGGCGGCCGCCCGTGAAGCCGAGGAGGACGGTCCCGGCGAGACGGGCGGCGAGCCCGAAGACGGGCCCAAGAACCCCGAGGGCCCTGCAGGCCGTCTCAAGGAGGAGTCCGGCACCGGCAC